In the genome of Nocardioides sp. NBC_00368, the window TCGACCCTTCGGCGTCGGGGCGCCAGAACGCGGCGTACGTCCCGGACCGGAGGTCCACGAGGAGGCCGTCGCCGAGGGCCTCGGTCATGCCGGCGCCGAGGTGGGCGCGCCAGTGGGACTGGATGCCGCCGATGCCGGGGAGGGTGGTGTCCCCCGAGAGCCGGTACGCAGGGATCCGGTCGGCCAGGCCGACGAGACCGAACACGGAGCTGGTCACCATGACCCGGCTCGTCGCGCGGCGCTTCGCGGCCGGTGACAGGGTCGCGGGGGAGAGGGCGTCGTAGAGGACGCCGGTGTAGATCCGGTCGGCGCGGGCGGTGGGCGCGTCGAACAGCCCGGCGTTCAACGTGACCAGCTCGGGCTGGGTCTTCGGGATGCCGAGGATCTCGACGGCCGCCTCCGGCCGGGTGGCGCACAGCTCGACCAGCGCGTCGATGACCTTGGCGCGCGCCGGGTTGAGCACCGGGAGGCTCAGGTCGTCGAGCGTGAGCGGGTTGCCGCGTACGGCCGCGGTCTTGCCCTCCGAGGGCGGCAGCAGGATCAGCACGGTGACTATGGTGCCGTCCGGGAGCAGGATGGCCGAATCGAGGATTGGGTATCTTTCAAAGCGCCTGTGACCTGCGAGAACGCGGTGTGCCTAGAGTCCAGAGATGATCGCCCTGGCCGCCGAAACCGCGTCCGAGACCAACCTCGGCGGCCTCCTTCTCGTGATCGTCATCGTCGGGGTGTTCTGGATGATCCAGGACCTTTCGAAGAAGGCCCGGGCACGCTCGGAGCACCTCAGGGCGAAGCGGTCGCTGACCTCCTCCCAGCGCAAGGCGCTGGCCCGGATCGACCGGTCGGCGAAGGCGTACAACGGGTCCAAGAAGGACCTGTGGGAACAGTTCGCCGCCTTCAAGGGCAACCCGAAGGCCTTCGGCAAGGAGGCCGCCTCGCTGTACAAGACCTACAAGGCGAAGTCGAAGAAGAAGTAGCCACTAGAGTTCCGGCCATGGGCTCCGCACGCATCATCCGGGTGGCCAGTGCCGACGACGGTGTCGCTGCCACCACGCTCCGCGACGGGATCGCCGCGCTCCAGGCCGAGCTGGGGGTGAGTGCCGAGTTCCCGCCCGAGGTGGAGGAGGCGGCGGCCGCCGCAGCGGCCGACCCGAGGCTTCCCGAGCTGGACCGCACCGACCTGCCGTTCGTGACCATCGACCCCGAGACGTCGATGGACCTCGACCAGGCGCTCCACCTGGAGCGCGACGGCGAGGGCTACGTGGTGCACTACGCGATCGCGGACGTGGCCGCCTTCCTGGCGCCCGGTGACCCGGTCGACATCGAGGCCAACAAGCGTGGCGAGTCGCTCTACGCCGCCGACGCGAAGATCCCGCTCCACCCCAAGGTGCTCTCCGAGGACGCCGCCTCGCTGCTTCCCGACCAGGTGCGACCGGCGCTGCTGTGGACCCACAAGCTCGATGCCACTGGCGAGGGGATCGACACCTTCGTCGAGCGCGCGCTGGTGAGGTCGCGGGCGAAGCTGTCCTACGACGGCGTGCAGAAGATGTTCGACGGCGAGGGCTTCGGTGGTCTCGACAAGCTCGACCAACGGGTCGGCGAGTCGCTTCAGCTGCTGAAGGAGATCGGTGAGAAGCGGATCGCCCTCGAGGCGGCCCGCGGTGGGGTGAACCTCCCGCTGCGCGACCAGGAGATCTCGGTCGTGGGCGAGCACTGGTCGCTCGAGTACCGCGACCTGCTGCCGGTCGAGAACTGGAACGCCCAGATCTCGCTGCTCACCGGCTTCGCGGCGGCGGACCTGATGGTCTACGCCCGCGTCGGGCTCCTGCGGACCCTTCCCGAGCCCGATCCCCGAGACGTGCAGCGGCTGCACCGCACCGCCCGTGCGCTCGGGCTGGAGTGGCCCGCCGAGATGCTCTACCCCGACTTCATCCGCTCGCTGGACGGCAAGAACGGCAAGCACGCCGCGATGGCGATCGCCTGCACCAGGCTGCTGCGCGGGAGCGGGTACGCCTCGTTCAACGGTGAGCTCCCCGAGCTGACCGAGCACTCGGCGCTGGCCAACGAGTACATGCACGTCACCGCCCCGCTGCGCCGGCTGATCGACCGCTACGCCGGCGAGGTCTGCCTGGCGCTGTGCGCCGACCAGCCGGTCCCCGACTGGGTGACCAGAGCGTTCACCACGCTCCCCGAGACGATGCGGGCCTCGTCCCGGACCAGCGGTGCCTACGAGCGCGGCGTGGTCGACCTCGTCGAGGCCGGGCTGCTGTCCGAGCGGGTCGGCGAGACCTTCGCCGCGGTCGTCGTGGAGGTCGACGACGAGGACAAGCGGAAGGGCGCGATCACCGTGGAGGAGCCCGCCATCGAGGCCCGGCTCACCAGTGCGGCGGCCCTCCCGTTGGGCGAGGAGGTCCAGGTGCGGCTGGAGACGGCCGACGTCGCCGCCCGGAAGGTCGGCTTCACCATCGCCTGACCTCCCGGACGTACGCGCGTCGGTCAGGAGATCAGCTCGTCGAGGCGGTTGTAGACCTCGGCGGAGCCCTCGATGACCCGGCTGTGCGCGCCGCCGATGGAGACGGGTACGTCACCCTGCACGGTGATACGCCGCACCTCGCGCGGCAGCTCGTCGAAGTCGGCGACGGCGTAGTGCTGGGTCGCGCGGTTGTCCCAGATCGCGACGTCACCTTGCTGCCAGTGCCAGCGGACGGTGTTCTCCAGGGCGGTCACCCGGTCCTGGAGCAGGTTGAAGAGGGTGGCGCTCTCCTTCTGGTTCAGGCCGGTGAAGTGCTTGACGAAGTGACCCAGGACGAGCGCGCGCTCACCGGTCTCGGGGTGGATCCGGACCGCCGGGTGCTCGGTCTGGTAGATCGTGGAGATGAACTCCTCACGCTTGCGCGCGGCCACGTCGTCGGTGGATTCGGCCTGGTCGGGGCGTACGTAGTCGTAGTCGTTGGAGTGGACCGCCCACAGGTCGTCGACCAGCGCCTTGAGCTGCGGATGGAGCCTCTCGTAGGCGGTGACCGTGTTGGCCCAGACAGTGTTGCCGCCGTACTCCGGGATCTCCGCGCCACGCAGGATCGAGAACGCCGGCGGCCGGTCGACGAAGGTGACGTCGGTGTGCCAGGAGTTGGCGGCCATGCCACGGTTGGCCTTGAGCGTGAGCACCCGGGCGCTGCCGGTGTTGACGGTCGGGTGCGCGGTCGTCAGCGGGCCGAGACGCTCGCCGAACGCGATCTGCGTGCGGTCGTCGAGATGGTCCTGGCCGCGGAAGAAGACGACCTTGTGCTGCAGGATCGCGGCCCGGATCTCGGCGACCGTCTCGGCGGGCAGGTCGCCGGAGAGGGTCACGCCGTCGATGCGGGCGCCGATCCGCCCGCCGACCTTGTGGACGGTCAGCTCGTTGACGGGGGATGCTTCGGTGATCGTCATGCGTGGTCTCCTCTGACGGCGTCGGCTTGATCTGAATAAAGTCTAGTGAAATACATGACTTAAGACCACGGGTGTCTCACGAGACGTTTGGGCACTCCGCACAATGATGCGCATGGGAGCCGGTCGATATCGTGCGGTCATGACGCACGCAACGCCCGATACCGTGTTCACCTATGGCTCCCCGCAACTCAAGTTCGGCACCGGCGCATCGGCCGAGATCGGCTACGACCTGGCGTCGCTGGGCGCCCGCCGTGCCCTCGTGGTGACCGATCCCGGCATCTCCGCGACCGGGCTGCCGCAGCGGGTGGCCGAGCAGATGAAGACGTACGACGTCGAGGCCGTCGTCTTCGACGGCGTCCATGTCGAGCCGACCGACGAGAGCATGCGGACCGCGGTGGAGTTCGCCCGCGAGAACGGGCCGTTCGACGCGATCGTGGCGGTCGGCGGCGGGTCGAGCATCGACACCGCCAAGGCGGTCAACCTGCTGACCACCAACGACGGCGACCTGATGGACTACCTCAACGCGCCGGTGGGTCGCGGGCTCGCACCGGCCAACCCGCTGCTGCCGCTGGTCGCGGTGCCGACGACCACCGGGACCGGGGCGGAGTCGACGACCGTGTGCGTGCTCGACGTGCTGTCGCTGAAGGTGAAGACCGGGATCTCCCACGCGCGCCTGCGGCCCACGCTGGCCGTCGTCGACCCGGACCTGATGATGACTCAGCCGGCCGGGGTGACGGCCGCGTCCGGGATGGACATCCTGTGTCACGCGCTGGAGAGCTACACCGCCCGCCCCTACACCTCCTACGACCGCAAGGAGCCCGCCCAGCGGGTGCCCTACTGCGGCGCCAACCCGATCTCCGACATGTGGTCGGAGAAGGGGCTGTCGCTGCTGGCGGGCTCGTTCCGCCAGGCGGTCGCGCACGGCGGCGACACCCTCGCCCGCGGTGACATGGCGTTCGCGGCGACCTTCGCGGGGCTCGGTTTCGGCAACGCCGGTGTGCACATCCCGCACGCCTGCGCCTACCCGATCGCCGGGCGCGTACGTGACTTCCACCCGGCGGACTACCCCGGGGACGAGGCGCTGGTGCCGCACGGGATGGCTGTCTCGCTGACCGCTCCGGAGGCGTTCCGCTACACCTTCGACGCCGCACCCGAGCGGCACCTCCGCGCGGCCCGCCTGCTGGCTCCCGGCTTCGACGAGTCTCAGGAGAAGCCGCGCGATCTGCTGCCCCGGGTGCTCGCCGACCTGATGCGCGACATCGGGATCCCGGCGGGGATCGGCGAGGTCGGCTACGTCGCCGCCGACATCCCCGACCTGGTCGAGGGGGCGCTCAAGCAGCAGCGGCTGCTCGCCACCGCACCGAAGCAGCCGTCGGCCGAGGACCTCACCGGGATCTTCGAGAGGTCCATCACGCTCTGGTGAGGAATGCCCGGCGGGGCTGCGACGTTCGGTTGGTTGTCTTCTTCAACTGGCTTTCTTCGACCAGACTCTTCCGGAGGTTCCCTCGGTGACGTCAGTCCCGCCGCGGCTCTTGCTCGCACTCGCCCTGCTCTCGGCATCCGCGCCGCTTGCGATCGACTTCTACCTACCCTCCTTCCCGCAGATCGGCTCCGATCTCGGCGCCGCGGCGAGCAACGTGCAGCTGACCCTCACCGCCTTCCTGATCGGGCTCGCGCTCGGCCAGATCGCCTGGGGCCCGATCTCGGACCGCTTCGGACGGCTCAAGCCCCTGCTGATCGGCTCGGTCGTGGCCGCGGTCGCCGGCGTGCTGGCCGCGCTGGCGCCGACCGTCGAGCTGCTGATCGCCGCGCGGTTCGTGCAGGCGCTCGCCGCCGCGGCCGGAATCGTGATGGCGCGGGCGATCGTGGCCGACGTACTCCACGGCTTCGCCGCCGCCCGCGCGATGTCGATCATGATGTCGATCAGCGGCATCGCCCCGATCCTGGCCCCGGTGATCGGCGGCGCCCTCGCCGGGTTCGTGCCGTGGCGCGGGGTGCTCGGCATCGTCGCCGCGATCGCGGTGCTTCAGGTCGTCGTCGTGCTCCTGGTGATCCGGGAGAGCCTGCCGGCCGAGCGGCGGAGCAGCCGGGTCGAGTACGCCGACCTCGGCCGCCTCCTCGCCAAGCCCGCCTTCCTCGGCTACACGCTGACCCAGTCGCTCACGTTCGCCACCCTGATGACGTACGTCTCCTCCTCCTCGTTCCTCTACCAGTCGGTGATCGGCACCTCGGCTGCGGTCTACGGCATCGGGTTCGCGGTGAACGCCGCGTTCCTCACTGTCGCCGGGCTGGTCTCGGCGCGGCTGGCCAAGCGGCAGGTGCACCCGGCCCGGATCATCCGGACGGCGCAGCCGGTGATGGCCCTGGCCGCCCTGTTCGTACTGGTCGTGGCGCTGCTGCCGGCGCCGAAGGTGCTCATCCTGCTGCCGATCGTGGTCGTCACCACGTCCGTCGGCCTGATCATGGGCAACACCGGCGCCCTGGCCATCGAGCAGGCGCGTCCCTCGGTCGGCGCCGGCTCGGCGCTGATGGGCGGCATCATGTTCCTCGGCGGTGGCCTCGCCTCGCCGCTCGGTGCCGTCGCCGGCGAGCACACCGCGGTGCCGCTGGCGATCACCATGGTGGTCACCTCGGTCCTCGGCGCCGTCGCCTTCTCCCTCGCGCGGCGCTCGGTCGCCCGCAACCCGGAGTCCGAGGCGGCCTTCGCCACCGCGGCCTGACAAGCCTGCCGAGACGTCACCCGCGTCGGCCGAGACGTCATCCGCGTCGGCCGACGTACGGGACGCCTCGGCGCTGGCTAGGCTTCGCGGAGTGAAGCTCCGTGTCCATCAGCAGCGTGCGCTGTCCGCGCTGGGCGCGGCCTGGGAGGCGGGGCGGTCGCGGGCGTGGGTGGTGCTGCCGCCGGGTGCGGGGAAGACGCTGGTCGGGCTGGAGACGGCACGGGAGGCGATCGCGGACGGGGCGAAGGTCGTCGTGCTCAGCCCCAACACGGCGATCCAGGGGCAGTGGCTGCGCCAGGCGGCCGCGCGGGACCTGCAGGCGTCGTCGTCGCGTGAGATCGACGCGCCGCTGACGTCGCTGACCTACCAGTCCGTCGCGGTCTTCGGCGACCCCGACGACGAGGCGGAGACCGGCGAGAGCCACCTGGCCAGGCTGCACGACAACGGCCGTGCCCTGGTCGAGGCGCTGCGAGGCGCCGGGCCGCTGCTGCTCGTGCTGGACGAGTGCCACCACCTGCTCGAGGTCTGGGGCGAGCTGTTGGGCGAGATCCTGCAGCTGCTCCCGGACGCGCGGGTACTGGGCCTGACCGCGACCCCGCCCGAGGCGCTGACCAAGGAGGAGTCCGCGCTGGTCGGGACGCTGTTCGGCGAGATCGTCTTCTCGACCTCGATCCCGGCGGTCGTCCGCGAGGGCGACCTGGCTCCGTTCGCCGACCTGGTGTGGCTGACCACGCCCACGCCGGGTGAGCGGGAGTGGCTGCGGGGGAGCGCGGAGCGGTTCGAGGAGCTGCTCACCGCGCTGACCTCGGCCGATCTGGGCAGCGTGCCGTTCCTGACCTGGCTGGACCGGCGCTTCGTGGCGCGTTCCGAGGGTGCGCCCTCCTGGGCCGATCTCGCCAAGGCGTCGCCCGACCTGGCGACCGCCGCTTTGCGGGCCCACCACCGCGGGCTGCTCGCGCTGCCCGAGGGGGCGACGCTCACCGAGGCCCATCGCCGCGACCCGTCCGCCGAGGACTGGGTGGCGCTGATCGGCGACTGGGTGCGCGGACATCTCATGTCCTCCGAGGACGCGGCGGACCAGGACGCGCTGGCCGCGATCAAGCAGGCGCTGCCCGCGGTCGGCTACTCGCTGACCCGGCGTGGCATCCGGGCCGGTCGCTCACCGGTGGACCGGGTAATGGCCCGCTCGGAGGCGAAGACGACGGCGACCGCGGCCATCGTCGACCACGAGCGGCTCGCGCACGGCGACTCGCTGCGGCTCCTCGTCGTCACCGACCACGAGCGGGCCTCGGCCACGCTGCCGGTCGACCTGCGGGGCGTGATCGCCGAGCAGTCCGGCTCCGCACGAGCGGTGCTCGCCACGCTCTGCGCCGCCAACGACGACGTCCTGCTGGTCACCGGCGCCACCGTCGCCGGCCCGCCGGCGACCCTCGCCGAGCTGGTGGCGCACATCGCGCAGACCGACCCCGCTCTCGCCGAAGGTCTCGCGGTCGAGAAGGAGGAGGCGTACGCCACGCTCGTGGGGCGCTGGGGGAGCCGGCAGTGGGTCGCCCACGTGACCCGGTTCTTCGAGGCCGGCGGGTGCCGGGTGCTGGTCGGCACGCGCGGCCTGCTCGGAGAGGGCTGGGACGCCCGATCGGTGACCGGGATCGTCGATCTCACCGCCGCCACGACCACGACAGCGGTCGTGCAGCTGCGCGGGCGGTCGCTGCGTACGGATCCCAGGCGGCCCGACAAGGTCGCCGTCAACTGGACCGTCGTCTGCGTCGAGGAGGAGCACCCCCGCGGCGACAACGACTGGAAGCGGCTGGTCCGCAAGCACACCGGCTTCTTCGGTGCCGACGAGGACGGCTCCGTCGTGGACGGCGTCGGCCACATCGACGAGTCGTTCTCCCCGTACGCCGCCCCGCACGAGTCCGAATTCGACACCGTCAACGCCCGCATGGTCGCCCGTTCGGAGGACCGCGCCGCGATCCGGGAGCGGTGGCGGATCGGAGAGCCGTACGCCGATGTCGCCGGTCGTACCGTCCGGGTCCGTCTCCGCCGGGCCGGTGCGCTGCGCGCGCCGGCGGGAGTGGTCCTCGCGCCGCGACCGCCGGGCTTCCGGCTGCTGGAGGGTCGTGTCCCGGAGTGGCGGCTGCCGGCCAAGGCCGTCCTCGCGCCCGCGGCGCTGCTGAGCGTCGTGCTCGTCGGGATCGTCCTCGCCGGTGCCGGGGGCGGCGCGGCGGCGCTCGGTGGCGCCGCCGGCGGTCTGTGGGCACTCTGGGCGGCGTACGTCTACCGCGACGGCACCCGGATTGCCTCCCAGCTGCGCCGTCGACCGAGCGTGGGCGCCGTCGCTGCGGCGGTCGCCGACGGTCTGCACGAGACCGGACAGGCCTCGGTCGGCGCCGCAGGGCTCGAGATCGCCGTGGACTCCGACGGCAGCTACCGCGTCCACCTGGCCGGGGTGCCCGAGGCCGAGTCGGCGCTCTTCGCGGCCTCGCTCGAGGAGGCGCTGGCGCCGATCGCCGCGCCCCGCTACCTGGTCTCGCGGCCGGTCGTGGGCGACCTGGACCCCCTCGCGACCCTTCGCCTGGGGATATCCGGAAGACACACCGCCGAGGCCGAGGCCTGGCACGCGGTCCCCACCGCCCTCGGCCGTCGCGCCGCCGATGCGAAGGCGTTCCGCGCCGCCTGGGAGCGCTGGGTCGGCGGCTCCGGCCTGCTCTACACCGGCTCACCCGAGGGCGCCGGCCTCCTGGCCGCCCAGCGCGGCGCAGACCCTTTCGACGTCACCGCCGTGATCCGTCGCCACTGGTCCTGACCCCTCGGCCGCCTCGGCCGCCTCGGCCGTCAGTCGGCGATCGCGGTCCAGGTGGGGAACTTGGCGGTTCGGCCGTCGCCTGAGGATCGGCCGGTGAGGCGGCGGTGGATCCACGGGCCGACGAACTCGCGGTAGTAGGCAAGACCCTTCTTGCCCGCAGCGGCCTCGAAGTCGAGGTCCCACCAGCCCTCGGGGACCTCGACGCCGAGCGAGTCGAGGACGCGGGCGGCGACCCGGTGGTGGCCGCGGGCGTTCATGTGGAGCCGGTCCTCGGACCAGAAGCGGCCGTCCATGAGGGTGGTGTCGGGCCAG includes:
- the yaaA gene encoding peroxide stress protein YaaA, with the protein product MLILLPPSEGKTAAVRGNPLTLDDLSLPVLNPARAKVIDALVELCATRPEAAVEILGIPKTQPELVTLNAGLFDAPTARADRIYTGVLYDALSPATLSPAAKRRATSRVMVTSSVFGLVGLADRIPAYRLSGDTTLPGIGGIQSHWRAHLGAGMTEALGDGLLVDLRSGTYAAFWRPDAEGSSTVPARTATVRVLHEHNGQRKVVSHFNKATKGRLVRALLESGANPRTPAKLAEAFRDLGWTVEEGAPTKKGTQLDVVVTEI
- a CDS encoding RNB domain-containing ribonuclease is translated as MGSARIIRVASADDGVAATTLRDGIAALQAELGVSAEFPPEVEEAAAAAAADPRLPELDRTDLPFVTIDPETSMDLDQALHLERDGEGYVVHYAIADVAAFLAPGDPVDIEANKRGESLYAADAKIPLHPKVLSEDAASLLPDQVRPALLWTHKLDATGEGIDTFVERALVRSRAKLSYDGVQKMFDGEGFGGLDKLDQRVGESLQLLKEIGEKRIALEAARGGVNLPLRDQEISVVGEHWSLEYRDLLPVENWNAQISLLTGFAAADLMVYARVGLLRTLPEPDPRDVQRLHRTARALGLEWPAEMLYPDFIRSLDGKNGKHAAMAIACTRLLRGSGYASFNGELPELTEHSALANEYMHVTAPLRRLIDRYAGEVCLALCADQPVPDWVTRAFTTLPETMRASSRTSGAYERGVVDLVEAGLLSERVGETFAAVVVEVDDEDKRKGAITVEEPAIEARLTSAAALPLGEEVQVRLETADVAARKVGFTIA
- a CDS encoding hydroxyacid-oxoacid transhydrogenase → MTHATPDTVFTYGSPQLKFGTGASAEIGYDLASLGARRALVVTDPGISATGLPQRVAEQMKTYDVEAVVFDGVHVEPTDESMRTAVEFARENGPFDAIVAVGGGSSIDTAKAVNLLTTNDGDLMDYLNAPVGRGLAPANPLLPLVAVPTTTGTGAESTTVCVLDVLSLKVKTGISHARLRPTLAVVDPDLMMTQPAGVTAASGMDILCHALESYTARPYTSYDRKEPAQRVPYCGANPISDMWSEKGLSLLAGSFRQAVAHGGDTLARGDMAFAATFAGLGFGNAGVHIPHACAYPIAGRVRDFHPADYPGDEALVPHGMAVSLTAPEAFRYTFDAAPERHLRAARLLAPGFDESQEKPRDLLPRVLADLMRDIGIPAGIGEVGYVAADIPDLVEGALKQQRLLATAPKQPSAEDLTGIFERSITLW
- a CDS encoding DEAD/DEAH box helicase family protein; amino-acid sequence: MKLRVHQQRALSALGAAWEAGRSRAWVVLPPGAGKTLVGLETAREAIADGAKVVVLSPNTAIQGQWLRQAAARDLQASSSREIDAPLTSLTYQSVAVFGDPDDEAETGESHLARLHDNGRALVEALRGAGPLLLVLDECHHLLEVWGELLGEILQLLPDARVLGLTATPPEALTKEESALVGTLFGEIVFSTSIPAVVREGDLAPFADLVWLTTPTPGEREWLRGSAERFEELLTALTSADLGSVPFLTWLDRRFVARSEGAPSWADLAKASPDLATAALRAHHRGLLALPEGATLTEAHRRDPSAEDWVALIGDWVRGHLMSSEDAADQDALAAIKQALPAVGYSLTRRGIRAGRSPVDRVMARSEAKTTATAAIVDHERLAHGDSLRLLVVTDHERASATLPVDLRGVIAEQSGSARAVLATLCAANDDVLLVTGATVAGPPATLAELVAHIAQTDPALAEGLAVEKEEAYATLVGRWGSRQWVAHVTRFFEAGGCRVLVGTRGLLGEGWDARSVTGIVDLTAATTTTAVVQLRGRSLRTDPRRPDKVAVNWTVVCVEEEHPRGDNDWKRLVRKHTGFFGADEDGSVVDGVGHIDESFSPYAAPHESEFDTVNARMVARSEDRAAIRERWRIGEPYADVAGRTVRVRLRRAGALRAPAGVVLAPRPPGFRLLEGRVPEWRLPAKAVLAPAALLSVVLVGIVLAGAGGGAAALGGAAGGLWALWAAYVYRDGTRIASQLRRRPSVGAVAAAVADGLHETGQASVGAAGLEIAVDSDGSYRVHLAGVPEAESALFAASLEEALAPIAAPRYLVSRPVVGDLDPLATLRLGISGRHTAEAEAWHAVPTALGRRAADAKAFRAAWERWVGGSGLLYTGSPEGAGLLAAQRGADPFDVTAVIRRHWS
- a CDS encoding multidrug effflux MFS transporter, giving the protein MTSVPPRLLLALALLSASAPLAIDFYLPSFPQIGSDLGAAASNVQLTLTAFLIGLALGQIAWGPISDRFGRLKPLLIGSVVAAVAGVLAALAPTVELLIAARFVQALAAAAGIVMARAIVADVLHGFAAARAMSIMMSISGIAPILAPVIGGALAGFVPWRGVLGIVAAIAVLQVVVVLLVIRESLPAERRSSRVEYADLGRLLAKPAFLGYTLTQSLTFATLMTYVSSSSFLYQSVIGTSAAVYGIGFAVNAAFLTVAGLVSARLAKRQVHPARIIRTAQPVMALAALFVLVVALLPAPKVLILLPIVVVTTSVGLIMGNTGALAIEQARPSVGAGSALMGGIMFLGGGLASPLGAVAGEHTAVPLAITMVVTSVLGAVAFSLARRSVARNPESEAAFATAA
- a CDS encoding TauD/TfdA dioxygenase family protein produces the protein MTITEASPVNELTVHKVGGRIGARIDGVTLSGDLPAETVAEIRAAILQHKVVFFRGQDHLDDRTQIAFGERLGPLTTAHPTVNTGSARVLTLKANRGMAANSWHTDVTFVDRPPAFSILRGAEIPEYGGNTVWANTVTAYERLHPQLKALVDDLWAVHSNDYDYVRPDQAESTDDVAARKREEFISTIYQTEHPAVRIHPETGERALVLGHFVKHFTGLNQKESATLFNLLQDRVTALENTVRWHWQQGDVAIWDNRATQHYAVADFDELPREVRRITVQGDVPVSIGGAHSRVIEGSAEVYNRLDELIS